From the genome of Scytonema hofmannii PCC 7110, one region includes:
- a CDS encoding type II toxin-antitoxin system HigB family toxin codes for MRIIARSTLRSFWEKHPDAEQALKAWYDEASRAKWSYPTDIKSIYRNASIIANNRVVFNIKGNDYRLIVHIRYDIEIIFIRFIGTHKEYDNVDATTI; via the coding sequence ATGCGAATTATTGCCCGTAGCACGTTACGTTCGTTTTGGGAAAAACATCCTGATGCCGAGCAAGCACTAAAGGCTTGGTATGATGAAGCATCCCGTGCTAAGTGGAGTTATCCGACGGATATCAAAAGTATTTACCGCAATGCTAGTATTATTGCGAATAATCGTGTTGTTTTTAATATCAAAGGCAATGATTACCGATTAATTGTCCACATTCGTTACGATATTGAAATTATCTTTATTCGTTTTATTGGAACGCATAAAGAGTACGATAACGTAGATGCAACAACGATTTGA
- a CDS encoding DNA cytosine methyltransferase, producing MHPYLNLVISAREMERLQKFPDTFLFAGSKKKAMWQIGNAVPPRLAECIGYALIPSLNEIQQNLSEI from the coding sequence ATCCATCCTTATCTCAATCTTGTTATTTCAGCACGTGAAATGGAAAGATTGCAAAAATTTCCAGATACATTTCTTTTTGCAGGTTCCAAGAAAAAAGCAATGTGGCAAATTGGAAATGCAGTACCACCTCGTTTAGCAGAGTGTATTGGGTACGCACTAATTCCCTCTTTAAATGAGATACAACAAAACCTTTCAGAAATATAA
- a CDS encoding PD-(D/E)XK nuclease family protein yields the protein MPSHIELLPPLNAKCVRENGKQYYVDALGNRLPSVTTILNVTKPQEDRDRLNNWKLRVGIEEATRISTTASRRGTQTHKQIERYLLGKNFDCPEASRPYWESIKPVLEEIDTVRLVEGSVFHYNKSYSGKVDCVASYQGVPCICEWKTSDKPKESIERLYEYPLQLTAYLGAVNDYYGDYGIKIDSALLVVAIPEREAEIFWFEPEVMQEYWKKWEKRVAEYWHRMGNEYNK from the coding sequence ATGCCTTCTCATATTGAACTTCTACCACCTCTTAACGCTAAATGCGTGCGGGAAAATGGCAAACAATATTATGTTGATGCTTTGGGAAACCGTTTGCCAAGCGTGACAACTATACTAAATGTGACAAAACCGCAAGAGGATCGGGACAGACTCAACAATTGGAAACTTCGCGTTGGGATAGAAGAAGCAACTCGTATTTCCACAACAGCTAGCCGTCGGGGAACTCAAACTCATAAACAAATTGAACGTTATTTGCTTGGAAAAAACTTTGATTGTCCTGAGGCTAGTCGTCCTTATTGGGAAAGTATCAAACCCGTGTTAGAAGAGATTGATACAGTGAGACTTGTGGAAGGATCGGTGTTTCACTACAACAAGAGCTATTCTGGTAAAGTGGACTGTGTAGCTAGTTATCAGGGTGTACCTTGTATTTGTGAGTGGAAAACATCTGATAAGCCTAAAGAATCAATTGAGCGATTGTACGAGTACCCATTGCAACTAACAGCTTATTTAGGAGCAGTGAATGATTACTATGGAGATTATGGTATTAAAATAGATAGTGCTCTTTTAGTTGTAGCGATTCCAGAGAGAGAGGCTGAGATATTTTGGTTTGAACCAGAAGTCATGCAAGAGTATTGGAAAAAGTGGGAAAAAAGGGTTGCTGAGTATTGGCACAGAATGGGGAACGAATACAATAAGTAG
- a CDS encoding Uma2 family endonuclease, producing the protein MTKAVPKLLTLDDFITKYGDNERYELIDGELIDMEPTGPHEEVAAFILRKVNVEIDRLSVGWFTPTRCLIKPLGTTTAFRPDVVVLDKAALKNEPLWQDEPVITLGTSVKLVVEVVSTNWQNDYARKVEDYSTLGIPEYWIVDYLGLGGRDYIGNPKQPTISIYLLSSGGNRYQKPAQFQGSERIISHTFKELQLTAEQIFAIGN; encoded by the coding sequence ATGACAAAAGCTGTTCCGAAACTCCTGACATTGGATGATTTCATTACTAAATATGGAGATAATGAGCGTTACGAATTAATTGACGGGGAACTTATTGATATGGAACCAACTGGACCTCATGAAGAGGTGGCTGCTTTTATCTTACGAAAAGTGAATGTTGAAATAGATCGGTTGAGTGTTGGTTGGTTTACACCTACGCGTTGTTTAATCAAACCTTTGGGAACAACAACAGCTTTCCGTCCTGATGTCGTTGTCTTAGATAAAGCGGCGCTGAAGAATGAACCTTTATGGCAAGATGAGCCTGTCATCACTTTGGGAACGTCTGTTAAACTCGTGGTAGAAGTCGTTAGTACTAACTGGCAAAATGATTACGCACGAAAAGTCGAAGACTACAGCACATTAGGCATCCCAGAATACTGGATTGTGGATTATTTAGGCTTAGGAGGTCGAGATTATATTGGCAATCCAAAGCAACCGACAATATCGATTTACCTGTTGTCATCTGGCGGAAATCGATACCAAAAACCTGCTCAATTTCAGGGTAGCGAACGTATTATCTCGCATACATTTAAAGAGTTACAGTTAACAGCAGAACAAATTTTTGCTATAGGCAATTAA
- a CDS encoding DUF790 family protein — protein sequence MLPTDLLSHRQNGEEIVPKRLKVDDKNLEMATELIGFFQKAVSSTQGVLERQLLEFEGDTPDYKIKRGLAYILKSSFCTFEVVSPLEPQMLREKVFALAAKSVPSLELTEVTLQTIALELSRDLEREVVSEQVRNGLYADLSENKILTAFDVPQPDGLLHRYNLSQVQGVFYKASQLTINAHRNVPGQYKLLFRYLKLFQLMSYIEGDADHGFTITIDGPTSLFTNSTRYGLAIAKLIPALLHVTKWSLSATLQIRDVYTNTWRTGRFTLNSDCGLVTHYPPGKPYDSMLEHSFADKWDALKTDWVLEREVDLIPIPGSVMIPDFRLVHPDGRSFLLEIVGYWRPEYLQKKFAQVRRAQSHNLILAISERLNLEKAGVKLNDVPARIIWFKDKLLPKSVLAVLE from the coding sequence ATGTTACCTACTGATTTGCTGAGTCACAGACAAAATGGTGAGGAAATTGTTCCTAAGCGGTTGAAGGTTGATGATAAGAATTTGGAGATGGCGACGGAGTTGATTGGTTTTTTTCAGAAGGCGGTGAGTAGTACTCAGGGAGTGCTTGAGCGTCAGTTGTTGGAGTTTGAGGGTGATACTCCGGATTATAAGATTAAGCGTGGTTTGGCTTATATTTTGAAAAGCAGTTTTTGCACGTTTGAGGTGGTTAGCCCTTTGGAACCTCAAATGTTAAGAGAAAAGGTTTTTGCTTTGGCGGCTAAGTCTGTTCCGAGTCTGGAATTGACGGAGGTGACTTTGCAAACAATTGCATTGGAGTTAAGTCGCGATCTCGAACGGGAAGTTGTGTCGGAACAAGTTCGTAATGGTTTGTATGCTGATTTGTCGGAGAATAAAATTTTGACTGCTTTTGATGTACCGCAGCCTGATGGTTTGTTACACCGTTACAATTTATCTCAGGTGCAGGGGGTGTTTTATAAGGCAAGTCAATTGACAATTAATGCTCATCGGAATGTTCCGGGACAGTACAAGCTTTTGTTTCGATATCTCAAATTGTTTCAATTAATGTCTTATATAGAGGGGGATGCTGACCACGGGTTTACAATTACGATTGATGGTCCTACAAGTTTGTTTACCAATAGTACGCGGTATGGTTTGGCAATTGCTAAACTCATACCGGCTTTACTTCATGTTACTAAATGGAGTCTTTCGGCTACGCTTCAAATTCGGGATGTGTATACAAACACTTGGAGAACAGGGCGGTTTACTCTGAATTCTGATTGCGGTTTGGTGACTCATTATCCCCCAGGCAAGCCTTATGATAGTATGTTGGAACATTCTTTTGCTGATAAGTGGGATGCTCTAAAAACGGATTGGGTATTGGAGCGAGAGGTTGATTTGATTCCGATTCCTGGAAGTGTGATGATTCCAGATTTTAGATTGGTTCATCCCGATGGACGTTCGTTTTTATTAGAGATTGTGGGATATTGGCGACCGGAGTATTTACAAAAAAAGTTTGCACAGGTTCGTCGCGCTCAATCTCATAATTTGATTTTGGCTATTTCTGAGCGATTGAATTTGGAAAAAGCAGGTGTTAAATTGAATGATGTTCCGGCTCGGATTATTTGGTTTAAGGATAAATTGTTACCGAAATCTGTCCTGGCAGTGCTAGAGTGA
- a CDS encoding DEAD/DEAH box helicase family protein → MGRTPTLTFDRGTLILHPPPRSKGWMDFATWDDRVEKFRIPAIQYRPLVEALQAENTSFIDEAKEFYPIELVSGLEMEPYPHQSEALAAWKLAGRQGVVVLPTAAGKTYLAQMAMVSTPRTTLIVVPTLDLMHQWYAHLKAAFPDVEVGLLGGGSRDKTPILVSTYDSAAIHAESLGDRYAFLIFDECHHLPTDFNRVIAEYAIAPYRLGLSATPERTDGKHADLNILIGPEVYRKRAEELAGKALAEHEIVQIKVKLSQQEREKYNQLIQTRNDFLKESKISLGSMQGWQKFVQMSARSQAGRRAMLAHREAKEIALGTDGKLRILIDLLTQHYPARVLVFTADNATVYRISQELLVPAITHQTPVKERHEILTKFKEGVYRTLVASHVLNEGVDVPSASVAIILSGTGSAREYIQRLGRVLRKGKEGNKQAILYEVVAEDTTEEGTSARRRGVERKQGSRGAGEQGKGNLQVVYGSGEGKSYRAAEQLDLNYKTENSESKIQNPKSKIQNQEDVTY, encoded by the coding sequence ATGGGTCGCACCCCTACATTAACCTTTGATCGTGGCACATTAATTTTGCATCCACCACCTCGCAGTAAAGGCTGGATGGATTTTGCTACGTGGGATGACAGAGTAGAAAAATTTCGGATTCCAGCTATTCAATACCGTCCTCTGGTAGAAGCGCTACAAGCAGAAAATACCAGTTTTATTGACGAGGCTAAAGAGTTTTATCCAATAGAGTTAGTTTCAGGTCTGGAAATGGAGCCTTATCCCCACCAAAGTGAGGCGCTAGCAGCTTGGAAGTTGGCGGGAAGACAAGGGGTTGTGGTATTACCAACAGCAGCTGGAAAGACTTATCTGGCGCAAATGGCTATGGTATCGACGCCTCGCACAACTCTGATTGTTGTTCCAACGTTAGATTTAATGCACCAGTGGTATGCTCATTTAAAAGCAGCATTTCCTGACGTTGAGGTGGGATTGTTGGGAGGTGGTTCGCGGGATAAAACTCCTATCCTCGTGTCAACTTACGATAGTGCAGCCATTCACGCGGAATCGCTTGGGGATCGCTATGCTTTCCTGATTTTTGATGAATGTCACCACCTACCAACAGATTTTAACCGGGTGATTGCTGAATATGCGATCGCACCCTATCGTTTGGGGTTATCTGCTACACCGGAACGGACTGATGGTAAGCATGCGGATTTAAATATTTTAATAGGACCGGAGGTTTATCGTAAAAGGGCTGAGGAACTCGCAGGGAAGGCGTTAGCAGAACACGAAATTGTCCAAATAAAAGTTAAACTTTCACAACAAGAAAGGGAAAAGTATAATCAACTGATTCAAACTCGCAATGATTTTTTGAAAGAATCAAAGATTTCTTTGGGTAGTATGCAAGGTTGGCAAAAATTTGTGCAGATGAGTGCGCGTTCTCAGGCGGGACGCAGGGCGATGCTAGCACACCGTGAAGCTAAGGAAATTGCTTTGGGGACTGATGGGAAGTTGCGGATTTTGATAGATTTATTAACACAGCATTATCCGGCGCGAGTTTTGGTTTTTACTGCTGATAATGCTACGGTTTATCGAATTTCTCAAGAGTTGTTGGTTCCGGCGATTACTCATCAAACTCCTGTGAAGGAACGACATGAGATATTAACGAAGTTTAAGGAGGGGGTGTATAGGACTTTGGTGGCTTCTCACGTGTTGAATGAGGGTGTAGATGTGCCTTCTGCTTCTGTTGCTATTATATTGTCGGGGACTGGTTCGGCGAGGGAGTATATTCAGCGTTTGGGAAGGGTGTTGAGAAAGGGGAAGGAGGGTAATAAGCAGGCGATTTTGTATGAGGTGGTGGCGGAGGATACGACTGAGGAGGGTACTTCGGCTAGGAGGCGCGGTGTTGAAAGAAAGCAGGGGAGCAGGGGAGCAGGGGAGCAGGGGAAAGGGAATTTGCAGGTGGTTTATGGAAGTGGTGAGGGGAAAAGTTATAGAGCGGCTGAACAGTTGGATTTGAATTATAAGACTGAAAATTCAGAATCTAAAATCCAAAATCCAAAATCTAAAATCCAAAATCAAGAAGATGTTACCTACTGA
- a CDS encoding adenylate/guanylate cyclase domain-containing protein codes for MINRNGSDKTQVNAFINQIKSHWKRPPSLFDSYNAQRHRFTLKRLRLQAEVMLIVGLTVIAFFLWLNVQPSGKLSALTLGIFIELIIATCWFFSKTQLGHRHPHFIFLTLSWSVTCINQIGTALLFHVVEPRIGIWNLMFLTQATIVPVVWHLHMISQIGTIICYLSLYGLFQPSLKYPFPYYLEQGLYLFWTCVICNLSVYFYDKLRKEEFHTRKDLEVAQDKSEKLLLNILPETIATKLKHQRTTIADNFHEVTVLFADIVGFTELSTSTSPTKLVELLNEIFSKFDKLAELHGVEKIKTIGDAYMAVAGLPIPRSDHAIAMARMALDMQRAIQQYNKDRDSSFRIRIGISTGPVVAGVIGLKKFTYDLWGDTVNTASRMESHGIADCIQVCEVSYDRLKDKFLLEKRGLIPVKGKGKMMTYLLKEENREWGVGSEE; via the coding sequence ATGATAAATCGGAACGGCTCAGACAAAACACAAGTTAATGCATTTATCAACCAGATCAAATCACATTGGAAAAGACCTCCCAGTCTTTTTGACTCCTACAACGCCCAGCGCCATCGCTTTACGCTCAAGCGACTGCGGCTACAAGCGGAGGTTATGCTTATTGTTGGTTTAACAGTTATTGCATTTTTCTTATGGCTGAACGTACAACCCTCAGGTAAGTTGTCCGCCCTCACTCTTGGGATTTTTATAGAACTAATCATAGCTACTTGTTGGTTTTTCTCCAAAACTCAACTCGGTCACCGTCATCCTCACTTTATCTTTTTGACTTTGAGTTGGTCTGTAACTTGTATCAATCAAATTGGGACTGCTTTACTCTTCCATGTTGTTGAACCAAGAATAGGTATTTGGAATTTAATGTTTCTCACTCAAGCAACAATCGTTCCTGTGGTATGGCATCTCCATATGATTTCTCAAATAGGAACTATAATTTGTTACTTGAGCTTGTACGGGCTGTTTCAGCCTAGTTTAAAGTATCCATTTCCCTATTATCTTGAACAAGGACTGTATTTATTTTGGACTTGTGTAATTTGTAATTTGTCTGTCTATTTTTACGATAAGTTACGAAAGGAAGAATTTCACACTCGCAAAGATTTAGAAGTTGCTCAGGATAAGTCAGAAAAGTTATTACTCAATATTTTGCCAGAAACGATCGCAACCAAATTGAAGCACCAGCGAACTACAATCGCCGATAATTTTCATGAAGTGACAGTCTTGTTTGCAGATATTGTTGGCTTTACAGAGCTTTCAACTAGTACATCTCCAACAAAATTAGTCGAGTTACTCAACGAAATTTTTTCCAAATTTGATAAATTAGCAGAACTGCATGGAGTAGAAAAAATTAAAACAATTGGTGATGCTTACATGGCTGTCGCTGGATTACCCATTCCACGTAGCGACCATGCGATCGCAATGGCTAGGATGGCATTGGATATGCAACGTGCCATACAACAGTATAACAAAGACAGAGATTCGTCATTCCGCATCCGAATTGGTATTAGTACGGGACCTGTGGTGGCGGGTGTGATTGGTTTGAAGAAGTTTACTTATGACCTTTGGGGAGATACGGTTAATACAGCGAGTCGAATGGAGTCTCACGGTATAGCGGACTGCATTCAAGTTTGTGAAGTCAGTTACGATCGCTTAAAAGATAAGTTTTTGCTAGAAAAGCGGGGTTTAATTCCTGTTAAAGGCAAAGGAAAGATGATGACATATTTACTGAAAGAGGAGAATAGGGAATGGGGAGTAGGGAGTGAAGAATAG
- a CDS encoding DUF981 family protein, whose amino-acid sequence MFIDYITLMLINMVAGLFLLAYYVYQDLDSINQRRWIPGFGMTGGLALATGLHMIWTWPVAGSFNIAFGEMTVLFGILFIGAAVALAQGWDLLTVAIYAFFAGIAAIVVGLRIMNLSLTRQPLLSGIGFILTGLGGVFAAPTLYLKTNQTWRLIGAVVLIVAALIWAFTGYLAYWNHLDTFQKWVPTPMR is encoded by the coding sequence ATGTTTATCGACTACATCACACTGATGCTAATCAATATGGTAGCTGGACTCTTTCTACTAGCTTACTACGTGTATCAAGACCTCGATAGCATTAATCAGAGACGGTGGATTCCTGGCTTTGGGATGACTGGCGGCCTTGCCTTAGCAACTGGTTTGCATATGATCTGGACTTGGCCAGTCGCTGGTAGCTTCAACATTGCTTTTGGTGAGATGACAGTCCTATTCGGGATCTTATTCATTGGCGCTGCTGTAGCTTTAGCACAGGGTTGGGATCTGCTAACAGTGGCAATTTACGCTTTTTTCGCTGGCATCGCTGCTATTGTGGTTGGTTTACGCATTATGAACTTAAGTCTAACACGGCAGCCATTACTTTCAGGTATTGGCTTTATCCTTACCGGTCTAGGTGGTGTCTTTGCTGCACCGACTCTTTACTTGAAAACTAACCAAACATGGCGGCTGATTGGTGCAGTTGTACTGATAGTGGCGGCTCTGATCTGGGCATTTACTGGGTATCTGGCTTACTGGAATCATCTAGATACTTTCCAAAAGTGGGTTCCAACTCCCATGCGCTAA
- a CDS encoding ATP-dependent 6-phosphofructokinase: MGKCKRIGILTSGGDCSGLNAVIRSVVHCACGKGWEVLGIRQATLGLMARPEQFTKLEIDLVDPLLTSGGTMLGTTNTGDPFAFPMPDGSVCDRSEEIIAGYHRLGLDALIGIGGDGSLAILRRLAQQGGINLVGIPKTIDNDIGITEHAIGFDTAVNIATEALDRLHFTAASHSRVMILEVMGRDAGHIAIAAGIAGGADVILIPEIPYTIDHICNKIKQRQDKGKNYCLIIVSEAVRTAEGETVTMTNRLGQSRYGGIGQYLADGISDRINAETRVTVLGHIQRGGTASPLDRLVAAAFGVAAVNLIAEDKYDYMVTWQNRQVIAVPIALAIAQYRAVNPEDTLVKTARGLGIYLGD; this comes from the coding sequence ATGGGAAAATGCAAGCGTATTGGCATTCTTACGAGTGGAGGAGATTGCTCGGGTTTGAATGCGGTCATAAGATCTGTCGTCCATTGTGCTTGTGGAAAAGGTTGGGAAGTACTGGGAATTCGTCAAGCAACTCTGGGATTGATGGCGCGTCCCGAGCAATTCACAAAACTGGAAATTGACTTAGTTGACCCCCTGTTAACTTCTGGTGGGACAATGTTAGGAACCACCAACACAGGCGATCCTTTTGCTTTTCCTATGCCTGATGGCAGTGTGTGCGATCGCTCAGAAGAAATTATTGCAGGTTACCATCGACTGGGTTTAGACGCTTTGATTGGAATTGGCGGTGATGGTAGCTTGGCTATTCTCCGTCGCTTAGCACAACAAGGGGGTATTAATTTAGTGGGTATTCCCAAAACAATTGATAATGATATTGGGATTACCGAACATGCGATCGGTTTTGATACGGCAGTTAATATTGCTACAGAAGCACTCGATAGATTACATTTTACTGCTGCGTCTCACAGTCGAGTCATGATTTTAGAAGTGATGGGTCGTGATGCGGGACACATTGCCATTGCTGCGGGAATTGCTGGAGGAGCAGATGTTATTTTAATTCCAGAAATTCCCTACACTATTGACCACATTTGCAACAAAATTAAACAGCGCCAAGACAAAGGCAAAAACTACTGTTTAATTATTGTTTCCGAGGCAGTTCGTACAGCTGAGGGTGAAACTGTCACAATGACAAATCGTTTGGGTCAATCTCGATACGGCGGTATTGGTCAGTACTTAGCCGATGGAATTAGCGATCGCATTAATGCAGAAACCCGAGTCACAGTTTTAGGACACATTCAACGGGGAGGAACGGCTTCACCACTGGATCGACTCGTAGCAGCTGCTTTTGGTGTAGCAGCAGTCAATCTCATTGCTGAAGATAAATATGACTACATGGTGACATGGCAAAATCGCCAGGTGATCGCTGTGCCAATTGCTCTTGCGATCGCTCAGTATAGAGCTGTCAACCCAGAGGATACCTTAGTAAAAACTGCTCGCGGTTTGGGTATTTATTTAGGAGATTAA
- a CDS encoding Uma2 family endonuclease, with amino-acid sequence MTVAKSKRFTIDEYHRLIELGFLTEGDRVELIQGELISMTAKGTPHTVCASILCRQLDRLLGDRAVIRGQDPITLPNQSEPEPDVVIARGTDEDYLAHHPYPEDILLAIEISDKTLDYDQTTKLSLYAEAGVSNYWIVNLQERQLECYSQPYQNIQQKFGYLNKQIVLSHQEIPIPGFEDTLLNLNRIFP; translated from the coding sequence ATGACTGTTGCAAAATCAAAGCGATTCACAATTGACGAATACCATCGGCTCATTGAACTTGGATTTCTGACTGAAGGAGATAGGGTCGAGCTGATTCAAGGAGAACTCATTTCAATGACTGCAAAAGGAACACCTCATACAGTTTGTGCTTCCATTCTTTGTCGTCAACTAGATCGGCTTTTGGGTGACCGAGCAGTCATTCGCGGACAAGATCCCATAACTCTACCCAATCAAAGCGAGCCTGAACCGGATGTTGTCATTGCACGAGGAACAGATGAAGATTATCTCGCACATCATCCCTATCCCGAAGATATTTTATTAGCGATCGAAATTTCTGACAAAACTTTAGATTACGACCAAACAACAAAGCTGTCGTTGTATGCCGAAGCAGGTGTTTCTAACTACTGGATCGTAAATTTGCAGGAACGTCAACTTGAGTGTTACAGTCAACCATACCAAAATATTCAGCAAAAGTTCGGCTATCTCAACAAGCAGATTGTTTTATCTCACCAGGAAATTCCAATACCTGGATTTGAAGATACTCTATTAAACTTGAACCGGATTTTTCCATAA
- a CDS encoding peptidylprolyl isomerase, with translation MAYEIEIADRTIASEELITLLAQYNMVPQLLREIIIDRAIAQITCTREEIATASQQFFKQHQISNPTEHEAWLKHYNLNHNQFQALITRKLRIEKFQQATWGNKLESYFLHRKPHLDRVIYSLIRTPEFGIANELYFRILAGEQTFAEVAREYSAGPEADKSGIVGPVDLGSLHPGLAKQLQVSQPRQIWRPMPFGEFFVILRLEKFLPAQLDKFMQQRLLKELFEGWLQEQIHQLSDADKAWMIVTRKHSQEKSTNAA, from the coding sequence ATGGCTTATGAGATAGAGATTGCCGATCGCACGATCGCTAGCGAAGAACTCATAACTTTGCTCGCACAGTACAACATGGTGCCACAACTGTTACGAGAAATCATCATAGACAGAGCGATCGCACAAATAACTTGCACGAGAGAAGAAATCGCTACAGCTAGCCAGCAATTTTTCAAACAACATCAAATTAGTAATCCTACCGAACATGAAGCATGGCTGAAACATTACAACCTCAACCACAATCAATTTCAAGCCCTTATAACTCGCAAGTTAAGAATAGAAAAATTTCAGCAAGCGACCTGGGGAAACAAACTAGAATCTTACTTTCTGCATCGCAAACCACACCTAGATCGAGTTATATACTCTTTGATTCGCACGCCAGAATTCGGTATTGCTAATGAACTGTATTTTCGCATCCTAGCTGGGGAGCAAACCTTTGCCGAAGTTGCGCGGGAATATTCTGCGGGACCAGAAGCAGACAAAAGTGGAATCGTTGGACCAGTCGATCTTGGATCGTTGCACCCCGGTTTGGCAAAGCAACTTCAAGTCAGTCAACCCAGACAAATCTGGCGTCCCATGCCTTTTGGTGAATTTTTTGTTATTCTACGCTTAGAAAAATTTCTTCCCGCACAGCTGGATAAATTCATGCAACAACGTCTGTTGAAAGAATTATTTGAAGGTTGGTTGCAAGAACAAATTCACCAATTATCAGATGCAGATAAAGCTTGGATGATCGTGACACGCAAACACTCACAAGAGAAATCCACTAACGCCGCATAG